A genome region from Streptomyces antimycoticus includes the following:
- a CDS encoding 5-oxoprolinase subunit B family protein has protein sequence MTLRSLPVGEHGLLIEVDSGEAAEALHAELLRRAAARKLPAVREIVPAARTVFLDGLADPGRLAAELPGWRIPPLDRGDSEIVEVSVRYDGPDLAEVAKRWGVTPEEAVRIHSGTEFRVAFCGFAPGFGYLTGLPERFHVPRHATPRTRVPVGSVALAGGYTGVYPRSSPGGWQLIGTTDAVLWDAAREPAALFTPGTRVRFIPVPGTAGPAPGPPPEGTAP, from the coding sequence ATGACCCTGCGGTCCCTGCCTGTCGGCGAGCACGGGCTGCTCATCGAGGTCGACAGCGGCGAGGCGGCCGAGGCACTCCACGCCGAGCTGCTGCGCCGCGCCGCCGCGCGGAAGCTGCCCGCCGTACGCGAGATCGTGCCCGCCGCCCGCACCGTGTTCCTCGACGGGCTCGCCGATCCCGGGCGGCTCGCCGCCGAGCTGCCCGGCTGGCGGATACCGCCGCTGGACCGCGGCGACAGCGAGATCGTCGAGGTGTCCGTGCGCTACGACGGGCCCGATCTGGCCGAGGTCGCGAAGCGGTGGGGGGTGACGCCCGAGGAAGCCGTAAGGATTCACTCGGGCACCGAGTTCCGGGTGGCCTTCTGCGGCTTCGCGCCCGGCTTCGGCTATCTGACGGGGCTGCCCGAGCGGTTCCATGTGCCGCGCCATGCGACGCCCAGGACCCGGGTGCCGGTCGGCTCGGTGGCCCTCGCGGGCGGGTACACGGGCGTCTATCCGCGCTCGTCCCCCGGCGGCTGGCAGCTCATCGGCACCACGGACGCCGTGCTGTGGGACGCCGCGCGGGAACCGGCGGCGCTCTTCACCCCCGGCACCCGTGTCCGCTTCATCCCGGTACCGGGTACGGCGGGCCCGGCGCCGGGCCCGCCCCCGGAAGGGACGGCGCCATGA